The Mammaliicoccus sciuri genome window below encodes:
- the coaBC gene encoding bifunctional phosphopantothenoylcysteine decarboxylase/phosphopantothenate--cysteine ligase CoaBC, with product MKNILLAVTGGIAAYKAIDLTSQLTQSGYQVRVMLTEHAKQFVTPLAFQAISRNHVYTDTFDEKDVSEIQHITLADWADAVIVAPATANTISKLANGLADNMVISTLLATTAPVFIAPAMNVHMLEHPSTVENMSRLRNYGYKFIAPGEGYLACGYVARGRMEEPITILTIIDDYFKEQAQPQTFALKGKNVLVTAGPTVEKVDAVRYFTNRSSGKMGYALAEAARDLGANVTLVSGETNLTQPVGVEFVQVTSAEDMFQAVKSRMNEMDMIIKAAAVADYTPVETSEHKMKKKDGDLQLTFKRTTDILKYLGEHKDKQYLVGFAAETDNVEEYAMGKLKKKNADVIVANHVANEAIGFRSSDNEVDMYFANGDKVPIAKASKQQVAIKILNEITSRWED from the coding sequence ATGAAGAATATACTTCTAGCTGTAACTGGGGGAATAGCTGCCTATAAAGCTATAGATTTAACGAGCCAATTAACACAAAGCGGCTATCAAGTGCGCGTCATGTTAACTGAACATGCGAAACAGTTTGTGACACCATTGGCATTTCAAGCTATCAGTCGCAATCACGTTTATACAGATACTTTTGACGAAAAAGATGTCAGTGAAATTCAACATATTACGTTAGCTGACTGGGCTGATGCAGTCATTGTTGCGCCTGCAACAGCTAATACAATTAGTAAATTAGCGAATGGCTTAGCAGATAACATGGTGATTTCAACATTACTCGCTACGACTGCTCCTGTTTTTATCGCACCAGCAATGAATGTTCATATGCTTGAACATCCTTCTACCGTTGAAAATATGTCTCGTTTAAGAAATTATGGTTATAAATTCATCGCGCCTGGGGAAGGTTATTTAGCTTGTGGTTATGTTGCAAGAGGTAGAATGGAAGAACCGATTACTATTTTGACAATTATTGATGATTATTTTAAAGAACAAGCACAACCACAAACATTTGCTTTAAAAGGTAAAAACGTACTTGTAACTGCTGGACCAACAGTTGAAAAAGTAGATGCTGTACGCTATTTTACAAATCGTTCAAGTGGAAAAATGGGCTATGCATTAGCTGAAGCTGCAAGAGATTTAGGGGCGAACGTTACGTTAGTAAGTGGAGAGACAAATTTAACGCAACCTGTTGGCGTAGAATTTGTTCAAGTAACAAGTGCTGAAGATATGTTCCAAGCTGTTAAATCACGTATGAATGAAATGGACATGATTATTAAAGCAGCAGCAGTCGCTGATTACACACCAGTTGAAACTTCTGAACATAAAATGAAAAAGAAAGATGGCGACTTACAGCTTACATTTAAAAGAACGACAGACATCCTTAAATATTTAGGGGAACATAAAGATAAGCAATATTTAGTTGGATTTGCTGCTGAAACAGATAATGTCGAAGAATATGCAATGGGTAAATTGAAAAAGAAAAATGCAGACGTCATTGTTGCCAATCACGTTGCGAATGAGGCAATTGGCTTTAGGTCTTCAGATAATGAAGTAGATATGTATTTTGCAAATGGTGATAAAGTACCAATTGCTAAAGCTTCTAAACAACAAGTTGCCATCAAAATTTTAAATGAAATTACTAGTAGGTGGGAAGATTGA